From the genome of Pantoea alfalfae, one region includes:
- the ruvA gene encoding Holliday junction branch migration protein RuvA: MIGRLRGNILEKQPPLVLLEAHGVGYEIYMPMTCFYELPELQHEAVIFTHFVVREDAQLLFGFNSKQERALFRELIKVNGVGPKLALAILSGMSAQQFVTAVEKEEIASLVKLPGVGKKTAERLVVEMKDRFKGMHGDLFGGDSAFTLTTPSAEPETNDAESEAVAALVSLGYKPQEASRMISKVGRPDADCETLIREALRAAI; this comes from the coding sequence GTGATAGGTCGTTTACGGGGCAACATTCTGGAAAAGCAGCCGCCACTGGTGCTGCTTGAGGCACACGGCGTCGGCTATGAAATTTACATGCCCATGACCTGTTTTTATGAGTTGCCTGAACTTCAGCACGAAGCGGTTATTTTTACCCACTTTGTCGTGCGTGAAGATGCTCAGCTGCTGTTTGGTTTTAACAGCAAGCAGGAGCGCGCGCTGTTTCGTGAGCTGATAAAAGTGAATGGCGTCGGACCCAAGCTGGCGCTGGCGATCCTCTCCGGCATGTCGGCGCAGCAATTTGTGACCGCTGTTGAGAAAGAAGAGATCGCGTCACTGGTGAAACTGCCTGGCGTAGGTAAAAAGACCGCTGAGCGTCTGGTAGTCGAGATGAAGGACCGCTTCAAAGGGATGCACGGCGACCTGTTTGGCGGCGATTCGGCCTTTACGCTCACCACGCCGAGCGCCGAGCCGGAAACCAACGATGCGGAATCTGAAGCGGTTGCAGCACTGGTATCACTGGGTTATAAACCGCAGGAAGCGAGCCGTATGATCAGTAAAGTCGGTCGACCGGATGCGGATTGTGAAACCCTGATCCGTGAAGCGCTCCGCGCCGCCATTTGA
- the ruvB gene encoding Holliday junction branch migration DNA helicase RuvB gives MIEADRLVSAASINEEEIIDRAIRPKMLTEYVGQPQVREQMEIFIKAAQLRGDALDHLLIFGPPGLGKTTLANIVANEMGVNLRTTSGPVLEKAGDLAAMLTNLEPHDVLFIDEIHRLSPVVEEVLYPAMEDYQLDIMIGEGPAARSIKLDLPPFTLIGATTRAGSLTSPLRDRFGIVQRLEFYQVKDLQHIVGRSAACLGLALSDEGALEIARRARGTPRIANRLLRRVRDFAEVRANGDMSGEVSCSALDMLNVDSEGFDYMDRKLLLAIIDKFMGGPVGLDNLAAAIGEERETIEDVIEPFLIQQGFIQRTPRGRLATQHAYRHFGITREE, from the coding sequence ATGATAGAAGCCGACCGCCTGGTCTCCGCTGCCAGCATTAACGAAGAAGAGATAATCGACCGCGCCATTCGTCCGAAGATGCTGACCGAGTATGTCGGTCAGCCACAGGTGCGTGAGCAGATGGAGATTTTCATCAAAGCCGCACAGCTGCGTGGCGATGCGCTGGATCATCTGCTGATCTTCGGTCCGCCAGGTCTGGGGAAAACCACGCTGGCGAACATCGTGGCCAACGAGATGGGCGTGAACCTGCGTACCACATCGGGTCCGGTGCTGGAGAAGGCGGGCGATCTGGCGGCGATGCTGACCAACCTTGAACCCCATGACGTGCTGTTTATCGATGAGATCCATCGCCTGTCACCGGTGGTGGAAGAAGTGCTCTATCCGGCAATGGAAGATTATCAGCTCGATATCATGATCGGTGAAGGCCCGGCGGCGCGTTCGATCAAGCTCGATCTGCCGCCGTTCACCCTGATTGGTGCCACCACGCGTGCAGGCTCACTGACCTCGCCGCTGCGTGATCGTTTTGGCATTGTGCAGCGTCTGGAGTTTTATCAGGTTAAAGATCTGCAGCACATCGTAGGACGCAGTGCCGCCTGTCTGGGACTGGCGCTGAGTGACGAAGGGGCATTAGAGATCGCTCGTCGTGCACGCGGCACCCCGCGTATCGCTAATCGCCTGCTGCGCCGGGTACGTGACTTCGCTGAAGTTCGGGCGAATGGTGATATGAGCGGTGAGGTCTCCTGCAGTGCGCTGGATATGCTTAACGTCGACAGCGAAGGGTTCGATTATATGGACCGTAAACTGCTGCTGGCGATCATCGACAAGTTTATGGGTGGGCCGGTAGGGCTGGATAACCTGGCTGCGGCGATTGGTGAAGAGCGTGAAACCATCGAAGATGTGATTGAACCCTTCCTGATTCAGCAGGGCTTCATTCAGCGCACACCGCGTGGCCGTCTGGCCACGCAGCATGCTTA
- the ruvC gene encoding crossover junction endodeoxyribonuclease RuvC → MSIILGIDPGSRITGYGVIRQTGRQLTYLGSGCIRTNTTELPARLKLIYAGVCEIITQFSPDFFAIEQVFMAKNADSALKLGQARGAAIVAAVNHDLPVFEYAARQVKQTVVGIGSAEKSQVQHMVRTLLKLPANPQADAADALAIAITHCHVAQNAARMSDSKLVLTRGRLRSG, encoded by the coding sequence ATGTCGATTATTCTGGGTATCGATCCCGGCTCACGCATCACCGGTTATGGTGTTATTCGTCAGACCGGCCGCCAGCTCACGTATCTGGGCAGCGGCTGTATCCGCACCAATACCACCGAATTGCCCGCCCGCCTGAAGCTGATTTATGCGGGCGTCTGTGAAATCATCACGCAGTTTTCACCCGATTTCTTCGCCATTGAACAGGTGTTTATGGCGAAGAATGCAGACTCCGCGCTGAAGCTCGGCCAGGCGCGCGGTGCCGCGATTGTTGCTGCGGTAAACCACGATCTGCCCGTGTTTGAGTATGCTGCCCGTCAGGTAAAACAGACTGTAGTTGGCATCGGTAGCGCCGAGAAAAGTCAGGTGCAGCATATGGTGCGAACCCTGCTGAAGCTGCCAGCAAACCCGCAGGCGGATGCTGCCGATGCGCTGGCGATAGCCATTACTCACTGTCATGTGGCGCAGAACGCCGCTCGCATGAGTGACAGCAAGCTGGTGCTGACGCGCGGACGGTTGCGCTCAGGTTAG